CATCACCACGTCGGCGTCCTTTACCGCCTCTTCCACCCGGCTGGTGGCCTCCGCCCCCATCTTCTCTATCTCGGGCGGCAGCAGGGTGGCCGGCCCGCACACCACCACGGAGGCGCCCATCTTCTTCAGGCCCCAGATGTTGGAGCGGGCCACCCGCGAGTGATAGACGTCACCGATGATGGCCACGCGCAAGCCTTCCAGGCGACCCTTTCTCTCCCTCATGGTGAACATATCCAGCAACCCCTGGGTGGGGTGCTCGTGCATGCCGTCTCCCCCGTTGATGACGGGGACATCCAGCACCCGGGCCAGAAAGTGGCACGACCCCGACACCGGGTGACGCATGATGACGCAGTCGGACCCCATCACCCGCAGGGTGCGGGCGGTGTCCTTGAGCGTCTCCCCCTTCTGCACGCTGGAGGTGGCGGTGGCGATGGACACCGTGTCCGCCGACATGTACTTGGCCGCCAGCTCGAAGGAAGTGCGGGTGCGCGTGCTCGCCTCGTAGAACAGGGTCACCACCGTCTTGCCCCGCAGGGTGGGAACCTTCTTGATGGGGCGGTAGATGATCTCCTTCATGGAGCCGGCCGTGTCCAGGATCAGCTCCACGTCCTCGCGGGGCATCTCTTCGAGGGCGAGGATGTCCCGGCTCTTCAGCTTCACCCCAAAATCCCCCTTTCCAGCTCAAAACCCCCCGGCCGGCCGGCCAGGGGGTTTCCCTCTGCCCTTGCCGGCCTCGCGGTGCCGTCTTAAAGGGCCTCAGCTCACCTCTTCGATTATTACCGCGTCTTCGTCGTCCGTCTCCCCCAGTTTCACGTGGATGATCTCCCGTCGTGAGGTGGGGACGTTCTTCCCCACGTAGTCTGCCCGGATGGGCAGCTCCCTGTGCCCCCGGTCGATGAGGACCGCCAGCTGGATGAGGGCGGGACGCCCCAGGTCCATGATGGCGTCCAGGGCCGCCCGCACCGTCCGCCCGGTATAGAGGACGTCGTCCACCAGCACCACTTTCCTCCCCTGGATCCCGAAGGGCACCTCCGTGCGGTGCACCACGGGGTGATCGGAACGCAGGGTCAGGTCGTCGCGATACAGGGTGATGTCCAGGCTCCCCACCGGAACCCGCCCTCCCTCGATGGCCTCGATCTGCGCCGCCAGCCGCTCCGCCAGGGGCACCCCGCGCCGCCGGATGCCCACCAGCACCAGCCCCTCGATCCCCTTGTTCTTCTCCAGGATCTCGTGGGCGATGCGGGTGATGGCCCGGCGCATGGCCTCTTCGTCCATGATGCGCGCCTTCTCGGTGACCAACTCCCTCCCCCTCCTTCCGCACCCCGGGGCACAAAAAACTTCTTGCCGACCAGCAAGAAGTTGTTCATGCCAGGATGCTCCTTGCCAGTCTCACGGGACCAGCTTAAAGGCAGGTTGTCCCCTGTACTCTACCACCGCCCCCCACCCCTGTCAAGCACGTCGATGGCGCCCTCGGGCCTCCTCCGGCATGCCGATCCACTCTGCCACCGCCGCTCCGAATTCCGCCGTGCTCACCGCTCGAGGGCTCTCCGCCGTGCGCGCCAGGTCAGGAGTCAGGGTACCGCCAGCGATCACCTCCTCCACTCCCGCGTAAACCAGCCGTGCCGCTTCACCCCAGCCCAGGTGCTCGAGCATCATGGCCCCGGACAGGATGAGGGAAGTGGGATTGGCCCTGCCCTGCCCTGCGTACCTGGGTACGGAGCCGTGGGTGGGTTCGAACACAGCCACCTCGTCCGACATGTTGGCGCCCGGCGCCACCCCCAGGCCGCCCACCAGGGCTGCGGCCGCATCCGAAAGGTAGTCGCCGTTCAGGTTGGGGGCCGCAATCACATCGTACTCCCCCGGCCGGGTGATCAGTTGCTGGAGCATGTTGTCGGCGATGCGATCCCTGATCACCAGCCGCGCACTCGCCGTCTCACCGGGCGTGTCCTCGCGCACCACCACTCCGCAAAACTCCTCTTCCGCCAGCTCGTACCCCCACCGGCAGAACGCCCCCTCGGTGTACTTCATGATGTTCCCCTTGTGCACCAGGGTGACGCTTCTGCGTCCCCGCTCCAGGGTGTACATGATCGCCTTCCTGACCAGCCGCCGCGAGGCTTCGCGGCTGATGGGTTTAATGCCCACGCCAGAATCTTCCCCGATCTTCACCCCCAGGCCGTCGGCCAGGAACTCCAGCAGGCGGCGCGCCTCGGGACTGCCGGCCGGCCACTCGATGCCCGCGTAGACGTCCTCGGTGTTCTCCCGGAATATGACCAGGTCCACCTGTTCGGGCCGCCGCAGGGGCGAAGGCAGCCCCCGGAACCAGCGCACGGGGCGAACGCAGGCGTAGAGGTCCAGGACCTGCCGTAACGCCACGTTCACGCTACGGAAGCCACCGCCCACCGGCGTGGTGAGCGGGCCCTTGATGGCCACCCGGCACCGGCGGAAGGCCTCCAGCGTGGCAGACGGCAGGTACTCTCCCGTCTCCCGCCAGGCGGATTCCCCGGCCTGAAGCGGCCACCACTGGATGCCCCTGGTCCCCCCGTAGGCACGCGCGACCGCTGCATCCAGCACGGGACGCGTTGCCTCCCATATCTCCGGGCCGATGCCGTCGCCGGCGATGAAGCCCACCACGGGGCGATCGGGCACCACCAGCCTGCCATTCTCCCAGCGGCAGAACTCCCCGCGTGGCATACTTCATGCCTCCAGGACGAGGCGGCCGTGGCGCCTGACGTGTTCCACCAGCCCGCCGTCGCGCAGAATGGCCAGCATCACCGGTGGAAGCGGGGTCACCCGCAGGTCGAACCCCTGCGTCACATCGGTCACCACACCGCGCTCGAGGTCCAAACGGAGCAGGTCCCCCGGGGCGATGCGGGAGGTGTCGCAGATCACCACCGGGAGCCCCACGTTGATGGCGTTCCGGAAGAAGATGCGGGCCATCGAGCGGGCCAGCACCGCGCCCACCCCGGCCAGCTTCATGATGGTGGGGGCGTGCTCGCGGCTGGATCCCAACCCGAAGTTGCGGCCCGCCACCACGAAGTCGCCCGGCCGGAGCCGCGCGGCGAACTCGGGATCGGCGTCCTCCAGCACGTGTTTGGCCAGTTCGCCCAGCTGGGAACGCAGGTGATAGTACCTGCCCGGTGCAATGTGATCCGTCGAGATGTCGTCACCGAACATATGGGCGCGGCCCTCCACGATCATCCCAGCACCTCCCTCGGGTCGGTGATAACCCCGCGCAGGGCAGTGGCGGCACAGGTAGCCGGAGAACCGAGATACACGGACGACCTGGGGTTGCCCATGCGGCCCTGGAAGTTGCGATTGGTGGTGGACAGGCACACCTCGTCGTCACCCAGGATGCCCAGGTGCACGCCGGCGCAGGGCCCGCAGCCGGGTGGAGATATGGCGGCCCCGGCCTCCACCAGGTCGGACAGCACCCCGAAGCGCATGGCCTCCGTGTACACCCGCCGGGAGGCGGGCATCACCAGCAGGCGCACCCCCGCGGCCACCTTCCTCCCCCGCAGGATGGCAGCCGCCGCGCGCAGATCCTCCAGGCGCCCGTTGGTGCACGAGCCGATGAACACCTGGTGCACGGGGGTGCGGGCCACCTCACTCACCGGGGCCACATTGTCTACCCGGTGGGGCTTCGCCACCACGGGCGCGAGCCGGGCGGCGTCCACCTCCACGCGCCGGGCATACACCGCATCGGGATCCGGCTCCAGTTCTCGCCAGGCCGCCTGCCGCCCCATGGCGGCCAGATACTCCCGGGTGACGCCATCGGAGGCCACCAGGCCCGTCTTGGCACCGGCCTCCACCGCCATGTTGCACAGCGTGAGCCGTCCGGACATATCCAGGGCCGCGATGGCGGGACCCCCGAACTCCAGGGCCTGATAGGTGGCGCCATCGGCCCCCAGGTGGCTGATGAGCCAGAGGATGAGGTCTTTGGCATAAACCCCGGGGGAAAATGCACCTCTCACCTCCACCCGCACGCTCTCGGGGACACGGAACCAGCTTTCCCCCAGGCCCATGGCCACGGCCACGTCGGTGGAGCCCATGCCGGTGGCAAAGACGGCCAGGGCCCCGGCCGTGCAGGTATGGGAATCCGCCCCCACCACCACCTGCCCGGGGCCTGCGCACTCCTCCACCACCACCTGGTGGCAGATGCCGGAGCCGCAATCGTACAGCCCGCATCCCGCCCGCCGCGCAAAATCCCGCAAAAAGACGTGGTCGTTGGACAGCTCCTTGCGCGGGCTGGGCAGCCCGTGGTCCAGGAACACCAGGGTCCGGTCGGGTTGCCGCGGGCCGGCCAGACCCATCGCCCCCAGCTGCCGCACGGCCAGAGGGCCGGTGCCATCGTGCATGAGGACCACGTCCACGGGCACCACGCCGAATTCCCCCGCCCGCAGGGATCGCCCTACCTTCTCCGACAGGATCTTCTCCGCCAGCGTCTGACCCAACCTGCCAACCTCCCCCCAGCCACGGGCACACGGTGAGTGAGTACGACTACTCCTGGGCTTCCGATCCCTGGTTGCTGACGGCCTGCTTCATCACCAGCCACGCGTTCCAGATGTGCCGGCGCATGGCTGCCTCCGCCTGATCGGGATCGCGGAGGCGTATGCACTTCAAGATCTCGGCGTGCTCGCCCACCAACTCCACCGCCCGTCCGGGCGTGGCAATGGTGCGGGCGCGGTAACGGTTGATGTGGTCGCGCATGGTCTCCAGGTGGCCGGTGGCGAACTTCAACCCGCTGGCCCTCTGGATGGCGGTGTGGAATTCCAGGCCTTCCACGTCCACCTCCTCAAAGCGGCTCTTGCGTGCTGACCGCTCGGTGGCCGCCAGAGTCCGCGCCATGCGGTCCACCTCCTCCGGGCCGGCCCGCAGGGCGGCGTACCTGGCCGCCAGCCCCTCCAGCGCCGCCCGGATGGCAAACACCTCCTCTATCTCGTCCCGGCTCAGGCCCACGACCTCCACCACCCCGGTGGCCAGCCGCCGCACAAACCCCTCCCGCTCCAGGAGTTGCAGGGCCTCACGCAGAGGGGTACGGCTCACCCCCAGCTGGTCGGCCAGCTGGCTGGCCACCAGCCTGGTCCCTACCGAGATCTCGCCCCGCACGATGGCCCTGCGCAGCAGGCGGTAGACCTCGTCCCGCCGGCTGCTCAGTTCCACCCGGGGCAGAACAGGCACGTCCATCCTGACCACCTCGCAACGAGTCATAACCCTGGTCATGGTCACGGTGTCCGGCAGATGCTGCATGAAACGTGCTGCATCCGGTATGCAGCATTCGCTGCCCCGGTGAGAATTCCTTCTTCCGGGCCCGATATTCACCAAAGGTCCCTCCGGGGCCACCGCCGAGGGCCTCATTCGGTGATGTGGAGGAGCCAGAACACCGTGCGGGCGTCCCAGCCCAGGTCCCAGGGGACGTGGTAACGGTCCCCGGTGTGGCTGTTTACCAGGGGGTAGCCAGCGGGGTCGTGGCCCACCACCAGCGAGACATGGCGGATTTCCCCGCCCTGCTCGTAGGCGATCACATCCCCTGGCTGCAGGCGGTAGACGGCACCCGCCGGCGCCATCCCCACCTCCGGGTAGCGGCCCCGGCCCACCAGCGCGGCGCGGCCGCTGTCGAGCAGGTAATACACCAGGTCTTCCGCCCGCACCCAGGCGCGGGTTCCCTTGCCGCCCGAGTATCGCCAGGTGTGGTCGGTGGAAAGGCCACCGGCATCGGGGTCACTCAGGATCTGGGAGACGAAGCTGGCGCAATCGCCCCCCAGGTAGCTGTAGTCCCGGTAGTTGCGGTTGTAATGCGAGTCCGGCCCGGCGGCCGGGCCGCAGTACCGGTCCGCATAACGGACGGCTGCCTCCCGGCGGTACTTTCCCCCCGCGGACGCCTGGTCCGTAGGCCGGCCGCCACCGTGCATCTGCCCGCCAGGCTGCGGCTGCCCGCCAGCCTGTGGCTGGGGGGTGGCCGGGGGCGGGGCGCGGGGTGCCCCTCCCTCGGCCACCACGGGGGACTCGTGCAGGGGATCGGAGAACCAGTCCCTGACCACCAGCCACTTGCCGTCACGCCGGGCGAACTGCATGACGTGCCAGGCTCCCACTCCGAAGGAACTGCTGGCGCCGGGGCTGCGACTGTGACGGCAGGTGATGCGCTCGGTGACACCCATCTCCAGCCAGGCCCGGGCCTGCTCTACCTCGGCCCGGGCCACCCGCACGTGCACCTGCACTCTCTCGATGCCCACCTGCCGGGCGGCTGCCCAGGCGGAGAGGTGAGCGATGCGGGTGCCGTCGTGCTCGCGCGACCAGCGACCCACCTCGCGGTCCTCATCGTAGAAGGCTTCCACGGGGGTGGGATCTCCTACCAACAGCCCGGCGGCACGGGCATGGTAGAGGGCCCAAACCGTGTGAACCAGGTCGGCCGGTGCGGCCAGGCCGGGGACCACCACCACCTCGCAGCTGGCCGCCTCTGCCGGCCCCCCCGCCTGAATGCCCAGGCTGGCCGCCATGGCCACCCCCAGCAACCCCAAGCCCAGACTGACCGGGCCGGGCCAACGACGGGCTGGACGTGCGGACGACGAAATCGACCCCGGCGCCGGGCCGGACGCCGCACCCCCGTGATCGCCCCGGTCCGCGCGCATGCGCTCCAGCACTGCGGCGCGCCCGCGACCGGGGGCGCGCAGGATCCAGCCCCAGGTGAGGGCGAGCCAGGCCGCCCCCAGCGCCCAGCCCCCCAGCACATCGCTGGGATAGTGGACTCCCAGGTACACCCGGCTGAGCCCAATCCCCACCGCAACCAGCAGCAAGGGGACCCGGAGCCACCGCCATCGGGGCGCGAGCCGGCCCACCAGCAAAACCAGGTACCCGTACAGGACGAAGCTCACGAAGGAATGGCCGCTGGGAAAGCTGTACCCGCCCGCCGAGACCAGGTGGGGCAGTTCGGGCCGGGGACGGTGCACGAGCACCTTCAGGACCGTCTCGAACAGCCACCCCAGCCCCACCGTGCCGGCCAGCCCTCCCGCGCAGGTGCGGTATCCCCGGTCGAGGAGCCAGGCCGTCGTCAGACACACCTGAGCGATTACGGCCGGGGCGGAACCCAAAGCCGTCAGAAAGAGCATGAGCGGGAACGCCCCCGCGGGGACCAGGCTCCCCACCAGGGCAAAGCCCCGCGCATCCACCACCTGCCACCAGGCCAACGCCGCCCTTCACCCGTCCGCCCGGCCCATCCCTAGATTATGAGCAGCGCAGGCACCCATCTCCACGTACGCCCAGCGACCGGCGCCGAGGATCGCCGCCTCGCGACCGCACCAAGGGCGAGGGCACCAACGCCACCGCTCCCCGGTCAGCGGAAGAGGACTTCGGCCACCCGCTCCAGCATCCCGAGGCCCTGCACTTCGGTTTCGAAGAGAGGTATGACGGCCCGCACGTCGGGGAACAGCTCCCTGATCTGCCCCAGGTACTCCTGCTGCATCATCACCCGGTTGAGCACGAACTCCGACGTGCTGGCGGAGAGGACTCCGGGATCGATGACGCCGTTGACCACCACGCCCCCCACCGGGATGCCGAAGTCGTGGAACCAGCCGATGAAGCGCCTGATCACCGCGATGGGCAGGGCCTCCGGCAGGGTGACGAAGTAGAAGGCCGTACGGGAAGCGTCGGTGAGCAGGCGGTTGGCCTGGCCGATGCGACCCCGGAAGGAGACCAGGTAGTCCATGAGGGGGTCCTTTTCCTGCCGCTTGCGGAAGGAGAGGGCCAGCCGCATGGCCTGGGCCTCCTTGCGGCTCTCCATCATCTTCTCCACCCAGAGGGAGTAAACTTTGGACATGCCCAGCAACCGGCGGGCGTTGGCGGTGGGGGCGGTGTCGAAGACGTAGACCTCGTACTTGTCCTCGAACATGATGTTGATCATGTTCTCGAACATGGCCGACTCCTCGAAGGAGGGGTTCATGGTGGCGGTCTCCACGAAGGCATCCGACTCGGTGGGAATGTCCGCGTACTTGAGGAACCAGCGGATCTTCTCCCGGATCTCGTCCTTGGAACGCTTGATGGTGTCGGCGGTATCGATCTCGTACGCGTAAAACCCCGGCACCCCCGCCACCTGGCGCTCGGCCCCGAACACGTTCTGGCCCAGCAGGGCGGAAAGGCTGTGCACGGGGTTGGTGGAGGCGAGCAGGGTCTTACGGCCCTGGCGGGCATACCAGAGGGCGGCAGCTCCCGCCATGACCGTCTTGCCCACCCCACCCTTACCACCGAAGAACACATACTTCAGGTCGGGGTGCCCCCGGGTAAATGCCACCAGGCTCTCCCTGACGAGTTCCTCTGCTGGAATGAACGAAACCTGTGCTGCTGCTGTGTTCACTCCAGACACCCCCCCGAGTTGCCGAACAGGACGCCGGCCATCTTGTCGATCATGATCATGCCCCGGATGTCCCTCTCCATCTCCGGCACCTGGGCCAGGATGCGCCCGGCGAACTCCCGGTGGATGCGATCCATGTTGCCCCTCTGCATCAGGATGCGGTTGCGCAGGTACTCGGGGATGTCCTGCTCCAGCAGGGCGGGCGGCACCACCCGGTTGACCACATAACCTCGGATGGGCACCTCATACTTGCTGAACAGTCCGGCCGCCTTGATGGTGTCCTCGATGACCATCTCCTCCGGCGTCACTACGAAGAAAAACGCCGTACGCTGGGGATCGGTCAGGATGGAGGACGACTTGTTGATGCGGTCGCGGATGTAGATGAGCTCGTTCAGGATGCGGTCCTCTTCGGTCTCCTTCTCCCGGCGGATGGTGGCCACCACGGCATCGTACTTGCGCATCTCCTCCCGCAGCCCGGTGATCCTGGTGATCCAGGCGTCATACACCGAAGCCATGCTCAGGTAGTAGAGGGCGTGGCCCAGGGGCACCAGGTCGTAGATGTAGTAGTCGTAGCCCCCCTTGACCACGATGTCCACCACCTGGTCGAAGATGGCGCTCTCCTCCATGGCCGGCTCTGCCGACGCGGCCCGGATGTAGTTTTCGATCTCGTCCGGGATCTGGTCCATGCCATACATATCCCGGATCTTCTGGCGCACCTCTTCCTGGTACTCGGCGATGCGCCGGTCGGCGTCGATCTCGCAGGCGTAGAGGTTGGGTCCGATCTCCACCTCGCCCCTGCCGAAGATGTCCCGTTCGAAAATGTCCGAGAGGGAAGCCTGGGGGTCCACCGAGAACACCAGCACCCGATAGCCGCGCTCCGCCAGCCAGTGAGCGGCGGCAGCCGAAAAGGTGGTCTTGCCCAGGCCGCCCTTGCCCCCGAACATGATGTAGCGGATGTCGGGGTTGTCCCGGAAAAACTGGGCCAGCGACAACGCCTAGCAACCTCCCTTTCGATCCCGATTCAGCAGCGGTGGGATCCCGTCCCGGCCGCATCAGTAGATGGCGTCGGTGAGGTCCTTCTCCCTCAACATGCGCCGCTTCCAGGTGGCAACCTGGGGCACCACGTAGGGCAGCAGGCGGAGGGAGTAATAGGGGGGCAGGATGGGAACCCCCAGGAGATCCCCCATGGTGATGAGGATGAAAAGGTGCTCCATGCTGGAGCGCGTCTTGAGGGCGAAGCGGGCCATGTCGTGGGCGGCCATGCCGTAGATGAACTCCTTGACCGCGGACCCCACCGTCTCGCGGGGGGCCTGCTCCCCGCCGCCGGCCTTCCCGGCCGCAGCATCAGGTTGGCTCCCCTCCGATCCAGCCTGGCCCGGGCCGGCCGCCCCCGGGCCCGCACCTCGTTTCCAGAAGCGCATGGATTATCCCCTTTCCCGGAGGCGGGACCGGGGGTTGCCCTCCGGCGGCCCCACACCGATCGACCGCGGGGGCACCCCCGGCTCCCGCCCACGAAGACTAGTCGGCGGTGCTGGCGGTCTGCCCCGCCTGCGCCCCGGCTGCGGCAGGACGGCTGGTGAAGAACACGCGCAGGCCATCCACCACCAGCACCAGGGCCGCCAGCACCAGCAGGAAGGCGATCACGCCCGAGATGTAGTTACCGCCCACCGCCACAGCCACGGTCTGCCCCGCCGGAGGCTTGATCTTCCCCGCCAGGAGCAAAGCCGGGGCCTTGAACAGCTTGATCCCCGTCATGAGCAGGGCGACGACCGTGGTTATGAACATGAAGAGCATAGGCCAGAAAGTGAAGTGCCAGTTGCGCCCCGACTGCTTCAGCCAGATGGAGACCAGCATGAGGGCCAGGGCGGCCATGAGCTGGTTGGAGCCGCCGAACAGGGTCCAGATATACTGCCACGTCCCGGTGGCGATCAGGGCCCAGCAGATGATGGCAACCAGGGCCGCGGTCACGTACATGTTGCGCATCACGGGGACATAGTCGCCCAGCAGCTCCGTGGTGGAGAGGCGCGCCACCCGCAGGACCAGCTGCATGACGGTGATGGCCAGGATCACGTACATGGCGCCGGCAAATGCCTTGCCGAACTCCGGGGAGATGCCCAGGAAGCTGAGCAGGCCCGACATGCCGGTGGCGAAGATGAAGGCGGGACCCTTGCCCAGGGCCTCCTTGTAGCCGGCGAAGCTGGCGAAGGTGGCGGCGGCGATAATGATGGACAGGACGGCCAGCACCATCTCCGAGATCATGGACCCGGCCCCCACGTAGCGGGCATCGATTTCCTTCTCCAGCTGGCGGGCGCTGCCCGAGCTGGACACCAGGCTGTGCCATCCCGAGATGGCACCACAGGCCACGGTGACGAACAGAAGCGGCCAGATGGACCCCAGAGGGATGGTCCACTGGGTGAACGCCGGGATCGTGAAGCTGGGATGCCCCACCAGGACGCCGATGCCGGCCCCGATCATCCCCAGGAACACCAGGTAGAACGAGATGTAGTTGATGGGCTGGCCATACAGCCAGATGGGCAGCACCGCACCGGCGTACGAGAATGCCAGCGCGAACAGAACCCAGGCCACGGGCGATGCCTTGACGGGAAGGCTGGTGCCCAGCCAGATGGCCAGCAGGGCCAGCACCACCATGCCCAGCGTGGTGTACAGGATGTCGGCATGCTTGCGGTAGATCAGGTAGCCGGCCCCCAACCCGACGATCACCAGGGCCACGATGGCCACCGGCACGGAGGGCACGGCCGCCATCATGTCGCCCACGATCTTCCCGAAGGCTGCCACGATGAGGATCAGGTAGAAGAAAATGAAGGCCAGGAGGGTGATGCGGCCCCGGGGAGAAATGAGGCGGTAGCTCAGGGCGCCGAAAGTCTGCCCCTCGTTGCGCACCCCGATCATGACGCTGGTGTAGTCCTGGACCCAACCGATGAGCATGGTCCCGAAGATCACCCAGAGGAAGGCAGGTAACCATCCCCATTGCATGGCTATGATGGGACCGGTGACCGGGCCCAGGGCGGCGATGGATTTGAACTGGTAACCGAAGAGGACGTGCCTGCTGGTGGGCATGAAGTCGACCCCGTCCATGTAAAGCCGGGCCGGGGTAGCCTTGCGGGGGTCAGCCTGGATGATGCGCTGGTCGACGTAGCGAGCGTAGACGTAGTACGTGAACAGACCTGCCGCCAGGGACAGAATGAGCGCAAGCGCACTGTTCACCGTTTACCCGCTCCTTTCTACTGATTTCCGGCTGCCCAACCTGCTTTCTTCACTCCTGCTGTTCATTACCACCCCCCGTCCAGAGTTTACAGTACAGTCATACTCCTCTCAAGGGCAAGGGAATGAGCAACACAGGGCGGGCACGAATGACACGGGAACGAACCTGAACGCTGCCTGCTCAGATCCCCAGGGCGGTGCGGACGGGAACGATGTACGTCCGTCCCACCGGCACCCGGACCCTGGCGCCGTCCTCGAGGGTGAGTATGACCGACCCGCTGACCCAGGGAGACACTTCTACCACCCGGTGAAGGTTCACAATGTAACTCCGGTGCACCCGCATGAACTGGGGAGGCAGCCGTCCCTCCAGCTCCTGCAGGCTGAGGCGGGACACGTATTCCTGGCCACAGGCGCGGACCAGGCAGTGCTTGCCCCGGGCGCGCACGTACACGAGGGACTCGGGACGCAGGAAGCGAATGCACCCATCTCCGAGGACGGGGATGGGAACGGGGTTACGCGCCCGGAGGCGTATCAGCAACCGTTCCCGCGTGCGCAGCAGGGAGCGCAGCACCTGTTGGGGCTCAAAGGGCTTCAATATGTAGTCCGCGGCACCCACCCCGAAGGCCTGCACGGCGTAGCTCTCGTAGGCGGTGGCGAACACCACCGCCGGAGGCCGGCCCAGCTGCCCCAGGGTGCTGGCCAGGTCCATGCCGCTCAGACCGGGCATGCGCACATCCAGGTACACCACGTCGGGACGGCAGCGCACGATGGCGGCCAGGGCCTCCTGAGCGGAGGCCGCCTCCGCCACCACTTCCGCCAGCCCCGTCTCCTCCAGCAGGTGGCGCAACTCCCCCCGGGCCGGGGGCTCGTCGTCAGCTACCACCACCCGCAGCCTGGAGTGAGCCATCCTCCCACTTCCCCGCCCCACGGGCGTCTACGGACGAAAGGGGGATGACCAGCGTTACCGCCGTACCCTTCCCCGG
This portion of the Bacillota bacterium genome encodes:
- a CDS encoding 3-isopropylmalate dehydratase large subunit, translated to MGQTLAEKILSEKVGRSLRAGEFGVVPVDVVLMHDGTGPLAVRQLGAMGLAGPRQPDRTLVFLDHGLPSPRKELSNDHVFLRDFARRAGCGLYDCGSGICHQVVVEECAGPGQVVVGADSHTCTAGALAVFATGMGSTDVAVAMGLGESWFRVPESVRVEVRGAFSPGVYAKDLILWLISHLGADGATYQALEFGGPAIAALDMSGRLTLCNMAVEAGAKTGLVASDGVTREYLAAMGRQAAWRELEPDPDAVYARRVEVDAARLAPVVAKPHRVDNVAPVSEVARTPVHQVFIGSCTNGRLEDLRAAAAILRGRKVAAGVRLLVMPASRRVYTEAMRFGVLSDLVEAGAAISPPGCGPCAGVHLGILGDDEVCLSTTNRNFQGRMGNPRSSVYLGSPATCAATALRGVITDPREVLG
- a CDS encoding ArsA family ATPase; this encodes MNTAAAQVSFIPAEELVRESLVAFTRGHPDLKYVFFGGKGGVGKTVMAGAAALWYARQGRKTLLASTNPVHSLSALLGQNVFGAERQVAGVPGFYAYEIDTADTIKRSKDEIREKIRWFLKYADIPTESDAFVETATMNPSFEESAMFENMINIMFEDKYEVYVFDTAPTANARRLLGMSKVYSLWVEKMMESRKEAQAMRLALSFRKRQEKDPLMDYLVSFRGRIGQANRLLTDASRTAFYFVTLPEALPIAVIRRFIGWFHDFGIPVGGVVVNGVIDPGVLSASTSEFVLNRVMMQQEYLGQIRELFPDVRAVIPLFETEVQGLGMLERVAEVLFR
- the pyrR gene encoding bifunctional pyr operon transcriptional regulator/uracil phosphoribosyltransferase PyrR, whose protein sequence is MVTEKARIMDEEAMRRAITRIAHEILEKNKGIEGLVLVGIRRRGVPLAERLAAQIEAIEGGRVPVGSLDITLYRDDLTLRSDHPVVHRTEVPFGIQGRKVVLVDDVLYTGRTVRAALDAIMDLGRPALIQLAVLIDRGHRELPIRADYVGKNVPTSRREIIHVKLGETDDEDAVIIEEVS
- a CDS encoding aspartate carbamoyltransferase catalytic subunit produces the protein MKLKSRDILALEEMPREDVELILDTAGSMKEIIYRPIKKVPTLRGKTVVTLFYEASTRTRTSFELAAKYMSADTVSIATATSSVQKGETLKDTARTLRVMGSDCVIMRHPVSGSCHFLARVLDVPVINGGDGMHEHPTQGLLDMFTMRERKGRLEGLRVAIIGDVYHSRVARSNIWGLKKMGASVVVCGPATLLPPEIEKMGAEATSRVEEAVKDADVVMVLRLQLERQQRGLFPSAREYSRLWGITRERLDLAKPDALLMHPGPMNRGIEISSEVADSPQSTIEDQVTNGVAVRMAILYLLLGGGEEK
- a CDS encoding amidase domain-containing protein, with the translated sequence MAWWQVVDARGFALVGSLVPAGAFPLMLFLTALGSAPAVIAQVCLTTAWLLDRGYRTCAGGLAGTVGLGWLFETVLKVLVHRPRPELPHLVSAGGYSFPSGHSFVSFVLYGYLVLLVGRLAPRWRWLRVPLLLVAVGIGLSRVYLGVHYPSDVLGGWALGAAWLALTWGWILRAPGRGRAAVLERMRADRGDHGGAASGPAPGSISSSARPARRWPGPVSLGLGLLGVAMAASLGIQAGGPAEAASCEVVVVPGLAAPADLVHTVWALYHARAAGLLVGDPTPVEAFYDEDREVGRWSREHDGTRIAHLSAWAAARQVGIERVQVHVRVARAEVEQARAWLEMGVTERITCRHSRSPGASSSFGVGAWHVMQFARRDGKWLVVRDWFSDPLHESPVVAEGGAPRAPPPATPQPQAGGQPQPGGQMHGGGRPTDQASAGGKYRREAAVRYADRYCGPAAGPDSHYNRNYRDYSYLGGDCASFVSQILSDPDAGGLSTDHTWRYSGGKGTRAWVRAEDLVYYLLDSGRAALVGRGRYPEVGMAPAGAVYRLQPGDVIAYEQGGEIRHVSLVVGHDPAGYPLVNSHTGDRYHVPWDLGWDARTVFWLLHITE
- a CDS encoding 3-isopropylmalate dehydratase small subunit, whose product is MIVEGRAHMFGDDISTDHIAPGRYYHLRSQLGELAKHVLEDADPEFAARLRPGDFVVAGRNFGLGSSREHAPTIMKLAGVGAVLARSMARIFFRNAINVGLPVVICDTSRIAPGDLLRLDLERGVVTDVTQGFDLRVTPLPPVMLAILRDGGLVEHVRRHGRLVLEA
- a CDS encoding GntR family transcriptional regulator translates to MDVPVLPRVELSSRRDEVYRLLRRAIVRGEISVGTRLVASQLADQLGVSRTPLREALQLLEREGFVRRLATGVVEVVGLSRDEIEEVFAIRAALEGLAARYAALRAGPEEVDRMARTLAATERSARKSRFEEVDVEGLEFHTAIQRASGLKFATGHLETMRDHINRYRARTIATPGRAVELVGEHAEILKCIRLRDPDQAEAAMRRHIWNAWLVMKQAVSNQGSEAQE
- the icd gene encoding NADP-dependent isocitrate dehydrogenase translates to MPRGEFCRWENGRLVVPDRPVVGFIAGDGIGPEIWEATRPVLDAAVARAYGGTRGIQWWPLQAGESAWRETGEYLPSATLEAFRRCRVAIKGPLTTPVGGGFRSVNVALRQVLDLYACVRPVRWFRGLPSPLRRPEQVDLVIFRENTEDVYAGIEWPAGSPEARRLLEFLADGLGVKIGEDSGVGIKPISREASRRLVRKAIMYTLERGRRSVTLVHKGNIMKYTEGAFCRWGYELAEEEFCGVVVREDTPGETASARLVIRDRIADNMLQQLITRPGEYDVIAAPNLNGDYLSDAAAALVGGLGVAPGANMSDEVAVFEPTHGSVPRYAGQGRANPTSLILSGAMMLEHLGWGEAARLVYAGVEEVIAGGTLTPDLARTAESPRAVSTAEFGAAVAEWIGMPEEARGRHRRA